Genomic segment of Prochlorothrix hollandica PCC 9006 = CALU 1027:
AACTGACTACCCCCAGGATGGCGGGATGGACGGGAGGCAGGGGGCAAATTTGTTCTGGCGCTAGGGTCAGCACCTCCGCACAGAGGGCAACGGGCAAACCAATGCGATAGGGTTGGCCTGCCTGGGCCACAAAATATTCCGTCGCTAAGGCAGACATGTGTTTACAGTTTCGATTAACTCATGGGGCGCAAAGGGCTTGGTCAGGTAAGCATTGCCCCCTTGACGCAAGGCCCAAAAGCGATCGAACTCTTGATCCTTAGAGGAACAGAAAATAATCGGTAACTTTTCTGTGGTGGGTTTGGCCCGCAGTTGCCGACAGAGATCAAAGCCACTCATATCCGGCATCACCACATCCAAGACCAAGAGGTCAGGAATTTCTGTTTCTAGGAAGGATAGGGCAGCTTCTGCGTTGTCAACGGTCGCAACCCGAAAACCGATCTGGTGGAGAATGGCCTCCATAAGTTTGAGTTCAGTGCGAGAGTCGTCAACCACTAAAACGCTTTTCATGGGGTATTTTCTACAGTGATATATTTGGTAATTAACTGGGTCAAATCCGAGGGGGTAAAGGGTTTTGTAATATAGTCCGAAGCCCCCAATAATCGAGCCTTAACCTTATCAATTAAAGCATCTCGGCCTGTCAACATCACGATGGGCGTTTCCTTTAACGCCGTACATTGACGGAGCATCCGACAGAGGGTATAACCATCTAAGTCGGGCATATTAATGTCGAGCAAAATTAGATCAGGAGCATCCCGTCCTAGGGAGGATAGGGCCGCTAGGGGTTGGGTCACACTAATGACCCGACAACCCGCAGACTCCAACACCAATTTGACATTCCGCTGCACCGTTGAACTGTCATCAATACAGGCCACCTTCGGGCGGCTCAGGTGCTCCTCCCAACCATAGGGGTATAGGGCCACAACCCCATCCACCACTAAGGGCCGCAACGCCCGGGCAAGGCTGAGGGTGTCGCACCTCAGGGTGGTGGCTATGTCATAAAGGCAGCGGTTTTGACCCAGCAGTTCCGGTAGATTGACATCGCCGGGAATGGGACAGAGGCTTTGGACATGTTGGAGGTGATCCAGGGTCAAGGCGTGATCCTGGCTGAGGTAGGTGCGCTGGAGCGCCGATGCAAAATGGGGTTGTAGTTGTTGCCAATGGCGAACCCGATCGGCGATCGGAACAATCACTTCCCGAAAGTCTTGGTAAATCAGAATGGAACTGAGACCAATTTGGCGATCGAACTGTAAACTAGCTTGGCGCAAACTTAATAAATGGGCCATGGCTTCTTGGCTCAAGCCCTGCAAAATCGTGCGCAAACTCGCCAGGGGCAACTGACCCCGTTGCCAACGATCCTTGAGCCAGTCATACTCATTGCCCTCCAGGTGATCCGGAATTTGGGATACGAGGGCTGGATAGTGGCGCTGCAAGCCATATCGCAACCGTTCTATGTTACCTTCGGTGCTGGTGGCATAATGTAATTGTCCCTTGCCGATGTGGAGTTGCCAAAAACTGCGATCGCCTTGGGTATTTCCGAGAATTAATCGGCCTGATATCCCCTTACGAATGATATTCTGAAGAACCTTAACCGGCGCATTAATGGATCCCATACAGCAGTCCGATATGGGTTGTGTGGTGTGCGCCCTCCGGGCG
This window contains:
- a CDS encoding response regulator; its protein translation is MKSVLVVDDSRTELKLMEAILHQIGFRVATVDNAEAALSFLETEIPDLLVLDVVMPDMSGFDLCRQLRAKPTTEKLPIIFCSSKDQEFDRFWALRQGGNAYLTKPFAPHELIETVNTCLP
- a CDS encoding response regulator gives rise to the protein MGSINAPVKVLQNIIRKGISGRLILGNTQGDRSFWQLHIGKGQLHYATSTEGNIERLRYGLQRHYPALVSQIPDHLEGNEYDWLKDRWQRGQLPLASLRTILQGLSQEAMAHLLSLRQASLQFDRQIGLSSILIYQDFREVIVPIADRVRHWQQLQPHFASALQRTYLSQDHALTLDHLQHVQSLCPIPGDVNLPELLGQNRCLYDIATTLRCDTLSLARALRPLVVDGVVALYPYGWEEHLSRPKVACIDDSSTVQRNVKLVLESAGCRVISVTQPLAALSSLGRDAPDLILLDINMPDLDGYTLCRMLRQCTALKETPIVMLTGRDALIDKVKARLLGASDYITKPFTPSDLTQLITKYITVENTP